A region of the Ovis canadensis isolate MfBH-ARS-UI-01 breed Bighorn chromosome 10, ARS-UI_OviCan_v2, whole genome shotgun sequence genome:
TTTCTCTTCATCCACAGTGAACAGTGGCTTGCCATCCTTGGAGTGGATCTGAAACTGCTGACTCTGGACCTCTACCGTTTGGGGACCTAAAGAATTCATTAAAACAGCTTATTATAAAGTGTTTACTCTGTGCAGTGTTACAAACTACTTTTATATGTGCTGTCACCCAGTAGTACCAAATCACTAAACATTTAGAATTTGTCACCAATAGTTTTTTAATTCTATGATTAAATTTTAAGTCCTAACCCTAaatcttattaaaattaatttaggtCACATGTGTGTTACTgccgctgctgcttctgctaagtcacttcagtcgtgtctgactctgtgcgaccccatagacagcagcccaccaggctcccccatccctgggattctccaggcaagaacactggagtgggttgccatttccttctccaatgcatgaaagtgaaaagtgaaagtgaagttgctcagtcgtgtccgactcttagcgaccccatggactgcagcctaccaggctcctccatccatgggattttccaggcaagagtactggagtggggtgccattgtgtgttactatatatcaaatatatgtatgaatgaattatttaaaaattaattttctccagCTTTTAAAACTTGccaaaaataatataattcttTTATGAAGATTACTTAAATTGCTATTCTTTTGCATATTAACAATTGaggattttgttttctgaaatgtgAGATCTGTGAAAGACCATCTCAGTGACCAAAGTTAACCCAGGCAACGAGTCACTCGGATCCTCGCCTCTGCCCTACCCCTCACCTCCTACTCCTTGGAGAAAACAGACATCACCCTGGAAATACACCCTCCATCTTCTGCCCTTCCCCTTCATCCCAGACATTTCTGTCTCCTCCACGTCTTCTATTTCAGGGACAGGGCATCACTTTGTCCTCCAAGCTGACTCCTTTCTCATGCACTTTAGACCCACTGTGAGCAACCCATGGCTGACTCAGCAGATGTTTGTTTCATGGGTGCTTCTAGTGCCAGGCTTTGGTGATGCTGTACCTTTGGTGGGTGAGATCTTGTTCAGTCTCCCTCATCGGTGCACTTGGGTATCCATCATTTTATGTCtcctaacttctctgtgcttcttgtTCTTCCAACCCTGCACCTTAACCCAGCATGAAGGATTAATGCTGGATTAATCTCTCTAGAACACAGCATTCAGCATTTGTTCAAGTGTTCCGGAATTCTTTTGTTGGCCCTATAGTCTTATCTAGAAAAGTAAGTTTATTGTCAAATGGATACTTAAAGCTTCTGTGTATGTGTCCCTGTGTCCCTCACAGTATTCATTCAAGTTGAGGCAGACCTGCTAGAAATTAAATAGAAGTTTTTCAATTAATACATTAATCAGTTTTAGATATTGTCACAATACATATTCTGATTTGTACCTCAAAACCCTCCACACACATGCTTCAgttaaatatgtgtatgtgtgtgtgtgcttatgttATAAAgtggaagtctttttttttttccatgttttatCTCTGTTCTCTTTAGGAaggcttgctttattttttgttagtTGCCTGTAATTTTGCTCTTCTTAGCTTTCCCCCAAACTCAGATACCCTGCGATTCAGTGTCACTATTTATCTCTTCTGGGTCACTGATATATCTGATGTATTTATCATATAAACATTGATCTGCATTAAGTGATGAATTTGAAGTTATTTGAGCTTAAAATCAAGATGAAAAAACCGGAGTAATTTATCCAGTAAGAGTTCACTGTTTAGCTCCCTGGAGATTCATATAACAATTTGAGGGAAATTTATTAAGTAAAAGGGCTCAACTAAATGACATATTTTTTCCTGTAACCATTACTTCGTATATATTGTTGAAATATTCAACAAAAAAATTTAGCTGCATAGTTTTCACGAGTAACAGAGCCAAGTAAACCCTCAAATCAAAGAAAATGCAGGAGAGTGAGTCTCTTCCATTCAATACAAATTTCTTGTATGGTTTTTATGTTCAAAGTTCTGTGCTAAGAATTGAATATATATGAATGAGTGAGATGCAGATGGAATTCACAGCCCATTGAGGACAACAGAATGTAAGCCCAGGGCAATGTGATAAGTGCCATGAGATGGACATGGACAGTGTCCAGCAAGAACCTAACAAGGAATTCCTGACACCCGGGGGGGAGAATGTCTGGGCTGACCTGGAAGCATCAGTGTTTCCCTGATTGGGGAGAATGAGACCTTCCAGGTAGAGGGGCTGCCCCAGCAAAGGCACAGAGGTGAATAAAATTCCATCTTCATTTAATAAAAAACATAGACACTGAAACATGTTTAGTGTTTAAACATGTTTAAATACGTTTTCCACCTCAAAAGAAACTGTTCTCCACATGACAACAAGCCCACCATAGGAATAAATCACTTCTTAAAATAACTGAGTGTATGACTAAATCTTCTTTTAGTAATAGTCTACTAGATTTTATAACCTTGCTGAGTGTGCATTAGAGGTGAACATGTCACCCTCATTTGCAGCCACGTCCTTTAAGAAACAAAACTCAAATACTTTCTTCATGATAAAGAAAGAGctatttgataaaataaaatttctaatgaAAGGCTTTGGTTCAAACaaagagggaaataaataaaagataaaggaaGTAAATAAAGGCAGGTTTTATGGTCTGATGAATTCAGTTTGTGAAACTGGCCCAAGAGTTCTTCTTGTAAAAACACAATCAGATTCTTCCTAACTCACAATATACCCCATTAACACTGCCCCTCCCCACTATGCTAGCTTTAACTTAAGAGagcatcatttaaaaacaaacagcacAAAGTCCTTTAGGAAGGTTTTACTCTACCACTGCAAATATGGTATCGGacaaatactggactggaagtcGAAAACTGCAGTTGAGTTCACTCTACTAATTTTTTAGAGTAATCTTGCATTACTTAGTTCAGCTTTATAAGCCTGGAGTCAATGACCCTTATCTGTGTAGCTTGACTCTAATCTTTAGGCTAGTCTTTTACATCTACACGCTTGAGTTCACGGACCTAAATAGCGAGGAAAGGGCTCCAGTCCTGTTTACAGCAGCACTGTGGATGAActccttgtttttaaaaatttattttattgaagtagagttgatttacgaTATTGTAACTTCTgctgtaaagtgattcagttatatacatacatatatatatatatatatatacattttcatattcttttccattacggtttattgttgtttttgttgtttagttgctaagtcgtctcCAACTTCAtgttgcaacctcatggactgtagcccgccaagctcccctgtccacgggattctccaggcaagaatactggagtgggtagccatttccttctccaggggatctttctgacccaggcatcaaacctacatctcttgcattggcaggtggattctttaccactgagccgccagggaagccctgtggtgtattacaggatactgaatacagtgccctgtgctgtacagtagaacctTGCTGCTCATGCCTTCTCTaggtaatagtttgcatctgctaaccccagccgCCCAGTCCATCCCTCTTCCCAGGCCCCTCCCGATGGCAGCCACaatctgctctctatgtctgtgagcctgtttttgTTTCGTCGATAGTttcacttgtgtcatattttattattattttttagattccaaatataagtgatatcatgcggTATCTGCCTTCCTCTGTGGGACTTACTTCACTTCAGTACGACAgcctctaggttcattcatgctgctgcagatggcgttattttgttcttttctgaggCTGaataaatagtattccattgtgcatgtaagccacatcttctttatccattcatccattgatggacacttatgttgtttccatgttttgactatagtgaataatgctgctaaccCCTTGATTTTTATTCCTGACTTTCTTTGTTGAAGTTCTCTCCTCTGTTTTGGCTGCTAAATTTTGAATCTGTTTCCCACCCATGATCCTCTTCATGACCCCAAATCCCTCATGGTGTAGCTCAGACCTATACCTGAACCCCTGTGCACTTTGGAGCACCCTAGACAGGCCATCTTACCCCATTCCATCTCCTAGAACTCTCTCCCAACTGGTTTTTAGCCCATCCCATACTACACAATCTTTCATTCACTcctctattcattcattcaataagaaTTTATTGAAAACACCTACTAAGTATATGAGTGGCCTGAATTAAGAACTGTGATAATGACTGAATAGAGTAACCTAACTACAATATTTGAGAATTACCTAATCAAgttattatatatgtacattctttGGAATATTATATAGCTATTAAAAGAATGCCATtgaaacagcatattaaaaagcagacacaatactttgccaaccaaagtccatctagtcaaagctatgatttttccagtagttatgtatggatatgagagttggactataaagaaagctgaatgccaaagaattgatgcttttgaactgtcgtgttggagaagactcttgagagtcccttggactgcaaggagatccaaccagtccatcctaaaggaaatcagtcctgaatattaatgggaaggactgatgctgaagctgaaactccaatactttggccacctgatgagaagaagaactgactcactggaaaagaccctgatgctgggaaagactgaaggcgggaggagaggggatgacagaggatgagatggttggatggcatcaccaactcaacagacttgagtttgagtaaactctgggagttggtgatggacagggaggcctggtgtgctgcagtccatgggggtcacaaagagttggacatgactgagcaactgaactgaactgatacatgtatatgtataactgagtcatatatatgtatgctgctactgctactgctaagtcgcttcagttgtgtctgactctgtgcgacccccatagagggcagcctaccgagctccctggtccctgggattctccaggcaagaacactggagtgggttgccatatatatgtatacatgtgtagtACAAATATACATTCCTTTCACCATCTGTTTGCTCTTTTGTCATTTCTTCCGATACTTATTCTTTCTAATCTTTTTGCTCTCTGTGCAAGATTCCATGGGACCTTGCTTCCATGTGAACATATTCTCTGATCTTATTTGTTGATCAGATGGGTGTACATGGCTCACCCAAGGGCAGTTGGTTGGACAGAGTGATTGGGCCAATTTGAGTGCTTTGTTGTGAGTTCAGAATTGAAGACACTGAAGACTAAGTTGGCTGGTGTTGAGAACTACAGTCAACCAGAGGAAGGACCAGAGAGTCCTGTAGAGTTAGGACTGATGTAATCACAACACTCAAGTGAAAATCATGGGCAAACACACACGGAAAGGAAGGAAACACAGTGGAGAGAAggatggggagagaaagagagaggaggaataCTTGGACTCTCAGCCCCGGGTCTTTTTTGAGTGCAACtaccttgttttcttttctctgcctctGCAAGATGATTTTGTAGCCTGCAATAATCACTGTGCTTCTTGTACTACCTTAAATGGTCCTCTATTTCTTGGAATCAAAATAACTTCAATTAAAATACTTCAGACTGTCCTCCCACAAAGTGAATGACTCTCTATGGTCCACACAGCATGATATTTAGAAAACTCACACGCTGATTGCTCATAAATAACTCTGAAcactttagaagaaaaaaacaaatatatccaTTTGGCACAACTGTTCGtggaccacacacacactcaaagcaCTCTGATGAAGCTGAACTCACCCACTTTTAACCTGCCTGTGACTTCTCCTTCCGCGTTGCGTGCATTCATGGTCACATTCTGTGTAGACTGCAGAAGCAGAGATGAGTCCTAAAAATGGATTCACACAGTGAGCCAGATGTATACTATCTAAAGTGACTACACCTTTACATTTGTATATAAATTGaagatttatagaaaataatttttctgacaTCACAGATCCTGTAAACCTATAAACTGcggctaattttttttaaacttggattATATTATGTGAATGGGGTAAATGCATTAAATTATTTCCCCACAAAATATAATAACTTTGTGGGTTTACAGAGCCCATGTACGTTTATAATACACCAGGCCCATTCTCGATGTAAAGATCTGAAACAATCAAATTTTAATCAGTGTTTGtttggtcttttcaaaaaaattaaaatttcatttctcacAATTTATGTCCAGgatatgatatatttttaaagataaatcagAGAATGTTTAGCTCTTCTATAATAAAGACCGTattacttattttcaaaacacaaaagCCTTCTCACAATTTCAAGAGCTTTTAAAATCTGCTGGATGCCTACGCTTTTAGAGCTCTTTGTTGGAAGATAAAGTGGCTTTATGAGCATGTAAGTGAGGTCATAGTCTGAATGGGGGCTTTGTTTCACAGAAGATTGCTGGCTCTTATATAAACAGTTTTCTTCAAAAGGAATGCAGTAATTCGGCTGTTGGATTCAGGTGGGTTTATGTCACTCAGAGGGAACCAAATACCTTCCGAAGTTGTGGGGGAatgatgtgtttttcttttttccagaaggAAAGAAGTTTTAGGAGCACTTTGGACGTCTGGCTGGTTAGAAAGTCTCCAACTTGCTTTGTGGAAGCACATGGGTTTACCAGCATCTCACCTTTTATCCAATAGTGTGAGCTTACtacttgtttttgctttgttatgAAATAACTAGCATGATAATAAAAGCTAACAATTCACCGAAGATTTTGACCATCCATCCTCTGATTTACCTCCACACTTTGGAGGAGGTAGCTTTATTCCtcatctacagatgaggaaattgagttcAAAGAGATTAAATGACAGTTCTCCCAAAGTCACAGCCAGCAAGTGACAGTTCCATGATGGAGCCCAGTCTTCAGGTGCCAATGtccaggctctttttttttttttttctttttatcattctcCCTGAAAGGGAGGACAGGGCCGCAGTCAGGGCTGCGAGGCCCACCCCCAGGCATGGACACAGTCAGCTGCCTGTCTCACGGATGCTTTCcaactcccctctccccacttttttttctggcttccaCCTCAGGGGCTGGAAATGCTAATTTCTTTCTCAGCCTGTCTTCTGGGGAGGGAGACCCAAGTGACACAACTCTAGTCAATGGGATGTAAAAAATctgctgggggcggggctggggttTCTGGGCAAGGTTTTGGGTGTGACCTTGCTGGTCACTCACTGTGTGCCAGGGCACACACAGGGCACATGGCCAGCAATGTCAGTGCAGACATCCTTTTCATTAGAAAAGCAaaccattatttatttttcatgaaacaAATTACTTAAACGTGTCCTCATTTTCTTACCGCTCTGGAGCGTATTTCTTTGACATACAATGGGAATAAAAACTCAGATTCCCCCTCCAGGCGAAGTCCATCTGCCATAACATGCAGGTGACCCATGCCTACCTGTTAACAAGAGCAGAGATTCTgttattgctttctttttcacttcttttattaTCAACTTAAATTATGTATACCTTTTCATAGATTTCCTATCGGCCTTTCTCTGCATTTCTCTTAAGCACTTTATTTATAACTTTACTTGCTTTTATTCAGTATTCAGTGTTATATTAAATCTTGTGTAAATACAAAGGACTGTTTAGGAAATGCATGTAAGATTTAAATAATCACTTTATGATAAACAGCCAAGAGCACCTGGTGGGCTCACAGTATAACAATGTTCACGCAAAGTCTGTGGGATTAATTGACACATATTTCTAAGAAAATGCACATCATTATTCTTTCAGGACACACTGGCTGAGTGCCAACCACGCTGTGGGATCACACAGTGGCTGGGAGAATGCATGGCCCCTGGTGCCCAGGGGCGTTACAGTCTTCTGTTTCCAGCAGTTGTGGGGCTGGAGGTGAGGGGCAGGTGGGTGCATCTCCCTTCCAGGCCTTTCCAGCGTCTTCCTGCTCATCCCTCAGCCTTCCACACAGCGAGAGTCTTTCTGAGGCCAGACAAGACCCTGTAGTCAGGAGGTGCCCCTGACAGACCCTGGGGTGTAAACCTGAGGAGTTCAACCTTCATTCAGTCTCCAAAAAATGTTCATTGCTGCATCTTTTCTCACTGTGACTATCTTGTAAAGTAAAAACATGCTGCATTAAATGAATTTTTTCCAAAAAGGACACAAAATATTATTAAAGCATATAAAATTACCCAGCAATCTTGAAAACATAAGGGTGCCTAAAACAGACTCCAAATTCCTTATAATGACTGATTTTTAGGTTACTAAattattcattccaatcccaaagaaaggcgataccaaagcatgctcaaactaccacacaattgcactcatctcacacactagcaaagtaatgctcaaaatcctccaagccaggcttcaacagtatgtgaaccatgaattttcagatgttcaagctgaatttagaaaaggtagaggaaccagagatcaaattgccaacatctgttggatcatggaaaaagcaagagagttccagaaaaacatctacttctgcgtgttgactatgccacagcctttgactgtgtggatcacaacaaactgtggaaaattcttcaagagatgggaataccagaccacctgacctgcctcttgagaaacctatatccaggtcaggaagtaacagctagaactggacaaggaacaacagactggttccaaattgggaaaggagtatgtcaaggctgtatattgtcaccttgcttatttaacttatatgcagagcacatcatgtgaaatgctgggctagatgaggcacaagctggaatcaagattgctgggagaaatatcaatagcctcagatacacagatgacaccacccttatggcagaaaatgaagaactaaagagcctcttgatgaaagtgaaagaggagagtgaaaaagttggcttcaaactcaatattcagacaactaagatcaaggcatctggtcccatcacttcatggcaaatagatggggaaacagtagctgacttcatttttctgggctccaaaatcactgcagatggtgactgcagccatgaaattaaaagatgcttgctccttggaagaaaagttatgaccaacgtagacagcatattaaaaagcagagacattactttgccaacaaaggcccgtctagtcaaagctatggtttttccagtagtcatgtatggatgtgagagttgaactgtgaagaaagctgagcgctgaaggactgatgcttttgaactgtggtattggagaagactcttgagagtcccttgaactgcaaggagatccaaccagtccactctaaaggaaatcagtcctgaatattcattggaaggactgatgctgaagctgaaactccaatactttggccacctgatgagaagaagaactgactcattgggaaagaccctgatgctgggaaagatgaaggcaggaggagaaggggatgacagaggatgagatggttggatggcatcaccgactcaatggacatgagtttgagtaagctctgggagttggtgatggactgggaggcctgacgtgctgtagtctatggggtcacaaagagtcggaaatgactgagtgactaaactgaactgaattcactaGTTACTAAGTTTGCTGTTAAATACCGAAATGTGTACTAGAATTTATTGCATATCAGAAtggggcttttaaaaaatcaagtaagTTGCATCTGAatggtaaatatttataaattagtgaaattagaaaaataaaatttgcaaaatTTTGTCAGTTAATGAATTAAATAATCTTTTAGCAATCATGACACACAGTCAACCCCAAACTCAAAGTGGCTCCAATTTTCCCACCATGAAAAGATAATGACGAGTGGAAAAACTGCAATGAAAACTCACTGTAAAATCAACACAGTATAATCTGCAGTGAAACTATTAAAAACGTTAAGAAAAGGTAAatgctatattattttaaatgttatatgtatttttttttgctaCTGAGCCTTCTATCTAGACAGGAGACAAGCACTAACTGCATGACAGGGAGCTTCTGTTGATGCAATGGGGATGGACTGACAGCACAAACAAAGCAAGAACATGATTATCAGGAAAAATAACACTTACTGGGGAAAACCACATGACTCTAAGAATCCAAATGGTAAGAGCAAGATTCACAAGGAGGATGACGAGCAAAAGAAGGACGAACAAATATAGGCAACGCTTTCTCCAGCCATAAATGCCGATTTTGTAGACAGCCTGGTTCTCTGGCCGCTCTATGTGGGTGCCCTCTGTGATCGTGGTGTATTGTTCACGCACCATCTGCCACAGGTAAGGGGtgaagagggggagggggaaaaagggggaggaggtggggaagtgGAGTGGGAAGAGGGACAAAGGGACAGATAGACAGAGAATTTGTCAATATTGACTGACCATTAGtccaacaaaacatttttttaccCCAATAACAAATCTCCAAAATTAAGTGATTTTTGAAAAGAGCATTAAAGAATACTTTGAAACATGTCATTGTATTTCAGCCACAGTGATAATCTGTCATTCACCATATTAGATATAACAAATTCATTTGAAATCCAGTGATCATATTTCCAGGGCTTcgaaggtggctcagtggtaaagaacccacctgccaatggaggagatcagagttcaatccctggcttgggaagatcccctggagaaggaaatggaaactcactccagtattcttgcctgggaaatcccatggacagaggagcctggcggactatggagtccatgggttcacaaaagagttggacaccacttagcgactacaATAATAACAATCACATTTTCAGGTCTTAATCAATAAACTCAATACATATACAGCTTTCAAAATTCTGCAGGATTAACTTTGGAATTGAAGCATCAACCTACAACAGTCAAGTGATCAAGTTCTTAAAAGATTCAGTGGGAGGAAAATCAAGCTGGTACCTATAAGTCTTGTGAAAAAAATTCCAGTTCCTCAGTTTTACGCCAACCAATTAGGTTACATCTTCCTTCAGCTACTACATAttactcaaaattaaaaattagaattatctTTACAAGATATCAATCACACCAACATTTGCCTATAATAAAGGTCCCAAGTACTGACCTACTTTAAGAAAGATCAAAACGTGGATGTGTACAAATGTTTACAAACATCCATCATTTTATGTAAATCAAGGTAAGAGTTTCAGTAACAATATCCACTTtaggaagagattttaaaaagttgctcattctcttctttacacacacacacaaagagcatagttttgtttaaattaaaattagaaattaagatGACTTTTCTGATGGTAAAGGTAGCAAAATGATGAATCAGAACATAAAGTACTCTcttctgagactttttttttaaattttaaaatctttaattcttacatgcgttcccaaacatgaaccccccccccccccatgcatTTACTTTTAGGAATGATTTAAACATGTCCTTATTTAAAATGTCATGGtctaaaataattctttaaatctCTTTCCAACTGAACGGGCATTTCCCCCATGTTCAAAATGATTGTATAAAATGGTGCTGTTCATCATTTTCAAACACTGAGAACTGACAATCTGCATTATTCAAAACCCAAACGGTTATTAACAGTTTCATGAGGGCATTCTTCACTTACTCATCTTTGAGCCCTCCAGTTTTTTTATATGAGAAAGTCCATCACCACCCACCCAGGTCTTCAAAGTCTCTGAAGTCATTCTTGCTCCCTGCTTTCCCCTTCAAGCCCCACATCAGCCCCATACCAACTCCACCTTCAGCCTAGATCCTCGGTCTGCCTACTTCCCTCCATTTCCATGGCAACCACTCTGGCGCCAGCCCCTCGAACTCCCTCATCTTCACCACTGCAAACCTGTCTCACTTCCTCCTGCTCTGGAAGCCTCTCTCTATCCAGGGGCAGGcacatgaaataaaattcagtgcCTGTCACTCTACAATGTCAAATCTTCCCATGGCTTTCCCCCACTGAGAacatccaggctcctccatcgccCACACCCCCAATCCTACATGAGAGCCTTCGCTCACCTCTTCATCTGCTACCAAGGTGCCCCACCTACTTGCAAACAGCCCAGGTGAACCCTCAGGTCAGGACTCACTGTTGGGCATCCTCCCCACCTGACACCCTC
Encoded here:
- the SGCG gene encoding gamma-sarcoglycan, yielding MVREQYTTITEGTHIERPENQAVYKIGIYGWRKRCLYLFVLLLLVILLVNLALTIWILRVMWFSPVGMGHLHVMADGLRLEGESEFLFPLYVKEIRSRADSSLLLQSTQNVTMNARNAEGEVTGRLKVGPQTVEVQSQQFQIHSKDGKPLFTVDEEKVMIGTDKLRVTGPEGALFEHSVETPLIRPDPLQDLRLESPTRSLSMDAPKGVHIQAPAGKIEALTQMDIVLQSSDGTLMLDAETVFLPELALGSQGPAGSSQGLYEVCACPNGKLYMSVAGVGTTCHEHSHLCL